In the Rhizobium sp. SSA_523 genome, GAAAGGCAGTTCGCGGAAGGCATAGGCGACATCCATGCCATAGCCCACGACGAACTCGTCAGGACACTCGAAGCCGACATAATCCGCCTCCAGTTCCTCCTTCCGTTTGACGCTCTTGTCGAGCAGCACGGCCAGGGTCACGTGCCGCGCGCCGCGCTCGTAGAGCAGCTCCTTGGCAAATTTCAACGTGCGCCCGCTCTCCAGAATGTCGTCAATCAGGAGCACGTCCCGGTCCTGCACGCTGGAATCGATGTCCTTCACGATCCGCACGCCCTGCGACACGGTTCCTGCGCCATAGCTGGACAGGGTGATGAACTCGACTTCCGGGGCAAGCCCCGTCTCGTGAAGCGCACGCAGG is a window encoding:
- the hpt gene encoding hypoxanthine phosphoribosyltransferase; this translates as MPIVRGKIIEPLFTAEQIAERNRSLALQIAQGPTKDLLVIAILKGSFIFAADLLRALHETGLAPEVEFITLSSYGAGTVSQGVRIVKDIDSSVQDRDVLLIDDILESGRTLKFAKELLYERGARHVTLAVLLDKSVKRKEELEADYVGFECPDEFVVGYGMDVAYAFRELPFVGVVTGDAAEDS